The Streptomyces sp. NBC_01268 genome segment ATGCGGCCGACGGCCGCACGATCGACGTGATCAACCCTGCCACCGGTGAGGCGTACGCGACCTCCCCGCTCTCCGGCCAGGCCGACGTCGATGCCGCCATGGAGGCCGCCGCGGCCGCCTTCCCCGCCTGGCGCGACACCACGCCGTCCGAGCGCCAGAAGGTCCTCCTCAAGATCGCGGACGCCTTCGAGGAGCGCGCCGAGGACCTGATCGCCGCCGAGGTCGAGAACACCGGCAAGCCGGTCGCCCTCACCGCGAGCGAGGAGGTTCCGCCGATGGTGGACCAGATCCGCTTCTTCGCGGGTGCCGCCCGTATGCTCGAGGGCCGCTCGGCCGGCGAGTACATGGAGGGCATGACCTCGATCGTCCGCCGCGAGCCGGTTGGCGTCTGCGCCCAGGTCGCGCCGTGGAACTACCCGATGATGATGGCCGTGTGGAAGTTCGCCCCGGCCCTCGCCGCGGGCAACACGGTCGTCCTCAAGCCCTCGGACACGACCCCCGCGTCGACCGTCCTGATGGCCGAGATCATCGGCTCGATCGTGCCCAAGGGCGTCTTCAACGTCATCTGTGGCGACCGCGAGACCGGCAAGGCGATGGTCGAGCACCCGACCCCGGCGATGGCCTCCATCACCGGCTCGGTGCGCGCCGGCATGCAGGTCGCCGAGTCGGCGGCCAAGGACGTCAAGCGCGTCCACCTGGAGCTGGGCGGCAAGGCCCCGGTCGTGGTCTTCGAGGACACCGACGTGGAGAAGGCCGTCGAGGACATCTCCGTGGCGGGCTTCTTCAACGCCGGCCAGGACTGCACGGCCGCGACCCGCGTCCTGGTCCACGAGTCGATCCACGACGAGTTCGTCGCCGCCCTCGCCAAGGCGGCGAGCGAGACCAAGACCGGTCAGCCGGACGACGAGGACGTGCTCTACGGTCCGCTGAACAACGCCAACCAGCTCAAGCAGGTCAGCGGCTTCATCGACCGTCTGCCGGCGCACGCCAAGGTCGAGGCGGGTGGCCACCAGGTCGGCGAGAAGGGCTACTTCTACGCCCCGACCGTCGTCTCCGGCCTCAAGCAGGACGACGAGATCGTCCAGAACGAGGTCTTCGGCCCGGTCATCACGGTCCAGTCCTTCACGGACGAGGCCCAGGCGCTGGAGTTCGCCAACGGCGTCGAGTTCGCCCTGGCCTCCTCGGTCTGGACGAAGGACCACGCCCGCGCGATGCGCATGTCCAAGTCGCTCGACTTCGGCTGTGTGTGGATCAACACCCACATCCCGCTGGTCGCCGAGATGCCCCACGGCGGCTTCAAGAAGTCCGGCTACGGCAAGGACCTGTCGGCGTACGGCTTCGACGACTACACGCGCATCAAGCACGTGATGACGTCCCTGGGCTGATCCGGCCCGCTCCGCGCGGCCCCGGCACGTCGATCGACCTGATCGACAAGGTGTCGGGGCCGTGCCGTCCCGGTCGACGGACCGTCCATTGCCGCTGGTCGCCGGGGGCGACCATGCTGTGCGGGTGACAGCCAGAGCCAGAGTTCCCGCCCGTCCGCACCCGTCCCGCCGCGACCTGGTGCGGGGGATCGGCGGTGCCGGCGCCGCCGCGCTCCTCGCCGGATGCGGGGTGCCCGCCGCGTACGTCGATCCGCAGGACCGGGCCGGGCGGGACCTGTCCGCGCGGGACCGGGTGCTGCACTTCGCGAACTGGCCGCTCTACATCGACACCGACGACGACGACAAGTCGAAGCGGCCCACCCTGGACGCCTTCCAGAAGCGGACCGGGATCTCCGTGCGCTACACCGAGGAGATCAACGACAACGACGAGTTCTTCGGCAAGGTCGGCCCGGCCCTGATGAACCACCAGGAGACCGGCCGGGACCTCATCGTGGCCAGC includes the following:
- a CDS encoding gamma-aminobutyraldehyde dehydrogenase, translating into MTTELRRLRNYINGEFRDAADGRTIDVINPATGEAYATSPLSGQADVDAAMEAAAAAFPAWRDTTPSERQKVLLKIADAFEERAEDLIAAEVENTGKPVALTASEEVPPMVDQIRFFAGAARMLEGRSAGEYMEGMTSIVRREPVGVCAQVAPWNYPMMMAVWKFAPALAAGNTVVLKPSDTTPASTVLMAEIIGSIVPKGVFNVICGDRETGKAMVEHPTPAMASITGSVRAGMQVAESAAKDVKRVHLELGGKAPVVVFEDTDVEKAVEDISVAGFFNAGQDCTAATRVLVHESIHDEFVAALAKAASETKTGQPDDEDVLYGPLNNANQLKQVSGFIDRLPAHAKVEAGGHQVGEKGYFYAPTVVSGLKQDDEIVQNEVFGPVITVQSFTDEAQALEFANGVEFALASSVWTKDHARAMRMSKSLDFGCVWINTHIPLVAEMPHGGFKKSGYGKDLSAYGFDDYTRIKHVMTSLG